The proteins below are encoded in one region of Marinobacter sp. F4206:
- a CDS encoding response regulator: MPSNRFLKRLGIRPLAARLLAYVLLFSLVFSLVATGVQMIGEFERRKEDLQTTQAKAAELISGSMSNNIWLMNYSEVANSLDDMKAVTAIQHARVVTSTGDEFTTGTLPEGRVISQTFPLVFDRSSFRSPEDVGKLTLTSSVEQIYDDLRDRALLNLLFQSIVVMLGTLGLLVIVRLTLSRHLETMADYAARLNLDALVDPLKLKRVEPKTPDELTELEQALNKMRLQILEDTRSLRQTTIQSQGERDEAVRANHAKNQFLANVSHELRIPLQSVLGYANLLTDTPLDQDQREYVHTLLNASEGLSAIINDLLDISSMEAGKLVLETIPFDLRETLNDLVHMLGSRAREKGLALELRIDENLPWALKGDPVRIRQILLNLTSNAIKFTDSGHVLISIEVLGRRDDQARLRLAVEDTGVGINPEDIPLVYEPYVQLGQRFQRQLPGAGLGLTICRQLVNLMDGSLDLESRPGEGSTFWIELTLPVAPESSARVRPDTRMVKNRRILVVDSYELSRKITLEMLSRHDVHIEAVKSAGEALTSLRQAFDSQQPFDAIVLDGFVPDMDSDLLCRQIRGNPLWTEMRLLILSSNPQRGDAEHFRQAGADAFLSKSLRESCLTPILNQLFADAAKQERRFLTRFSLQAVSDSSRRRELPCGRMKVLLVEDNPVNRTLTRRLLEKLGCDVMTANDGEAAASLWQWHPFDLIFMDCIMPRVDGFEATRRFREWESTNQRPRVPVVALTASAMEEDEEKCRRAGMDSFVAKPVNIEMLRAVLEQYCKASATS, from the coding sequence TTGCCTTCAAACCGTTTTTTAAAGCGCCTGGGGATCCGGCCGCTGGCAGCTCGCCTGCTGGCGTATGTGCTGCTTTTCAGTCTTGTTTTCTCTCTTGTTGCTACCGGCGTGCAGATGATCGGCGAGTTCGAACGCCGCAAGGAAGACCTGCAAACCACCCAGGCCAAGGCTGCGGAGCTCATTTCGGGGAGCATGAGCAATAACATCTGGCTGATGAACTACAGCGAGGTGGCCAACAGCCTGGACGACATGAAGGCCGTGACGGCGATCCAGCATGCGCGGGTGGTTACCTCAACCGGCGATGAGTTCACCACCGGCACTCTCCCCGAGGGGCGAGTTATCTCCCAGACCTTTCCCCTGGTCTTCGACCGGTCGAGCTTTCGCAGCCCGGAGGACGTGGGCAAACTCACCCTCACCTCTTCCGTCGAACAGATCTACGATGACCTCAGAGATAGGGCGCTGTTGAATCTGCTGTTCCAGTCCATTGTGGTGATGCTGGGCACGTTGGGCCTTTTGGTGATCGTGCGCCTGACGCTATCCCGACACCTCGAAACCATGGCCGACTACGCTGCCAGGCTGAATCTGGATGCCCTTGTCGATCCGCTCAAGCTCAAACGGGTTGAGCCCAAAACGCCGGATGAGCTGACCGAGCTGGAACAGGCCCTGAACAAGATGCGCCTCCAGATACTGGAAGACACGCGGTCGCTGCGCCAGACCACCATCCAGTCCCAGGGCGAACGGGACGAAGCGGTCAGGGCCAACCACGCAAAGAACCAGTTCCTGGCCAATGTCAGCCACGAACTCCGCATTCCCCTCCAGTCGGTGCTGGGCTACGCCAACCTGCTCACCGACACCCCGCTGGATCAGGACCAGCGTGAATACGTCCATACCCTGCTCAATGCTTCCGAGGGGCTGTCCGCAATCATCAACGATCTGCTCGACATCTCCAGCATGGAGGCGGGCAAATTGGTGCTGGAAACGATTCCGTTCGACCTACGGGAAACCCTGAACGACCTCGTCCATATGCTGGGCTCCCGTGCCCGCGAAAAGGGCCTTGCACTGGAGCTTCGTATTGATGAGAACCTGCCGTGGGCGCTGAAAGGCGATCCGGTACGTATTCGTCAGATCCTGCTCAACCTCACATCCAACGCCATTAAGTTCACCGATTCCGGGCACGTTCTGATCAGCATCGAGGTACTCGGCCGACGCGATGATCAGGCCCGGCTGCGTCTGGCGGTCGAAGACACTGGCGTGGGCATTAATCCCGAAGACATTCCGCTGGTGTACGAGCCCTACGTGCAGCTCGGCCAGCGATTCCAGCGCCAGCTCCCTGGCGCCGGCCTGGGCCTGACCATTTGCCGGCAACTGGTCAACCTGATGGACGGCTCGCTCGACCTGGAGAGTCGACCCGGGGAAGGCTCGACGTTCTGGATCGAACTGACCTTGCCCGTCGCACCGGAAAGCTCGGCCCGGGTACGTCCGGACACCCGGATGGTCAAGAACAGGCGCATCCTGGTGGTGGATTCCTACGAACTGTCGCGCAAAATCACCCTCGAGATGCTGTCTCGTCATGACGTACATATCGAAGCGGTCAAGTCCGCTGGCGAGGCTCTGACCTCACTCCGACAAGCCTTTGACAGCCAGCAGCCCTTTGACGCGATCGTCCTGGACGGTTTCGTGCCGGACATGGACAGTGATCTGCTCTGCCGACAGATTCGAGGCAATCCTCTCTGGACCGAGATGCGGCTGCTGATCCTGTCGTCCAATCCTCAGCGGGGCGATGCCGAGCATTTCCGCCAGGCGGGGGCTGATGCGTTTCTCAGCAAATCCCTGCGGGAATCCTGCCTGACTCCGATTCTGAACCAGTTGTTTGCCGATGCGGCCAAGCAGGAACGACGCTTTCTGACCCGCTTCTCGCTTCAGGCAGTCAGCGACTCATCCCGTCGGCGGGAGTTGCCCTGTGGCCGCATGAAGGTCCTGCTGGTTGAAGACAACCCGGTCAATCGCACGCTCACCCGTCGCCTGCTTGAGAAACTGGGCTGCGACGTGATGACTGCCAATGACGGGGAAGCGGCCGCCAGCCTCTGGCAGTGGCACCCGTTTGACCTGATATTCATGGACTGCATCATGCCCCGGGTGGATGGTTTTGAAGCCACACGTCGTTTCAGGGAATGGGAAAGCACGAACCAACGGCCACGGGTGCCCGTGGTAGCCCTGACCGCCAGCGCCATGGAGGAAGACGAGGAAAAATGCCGGCGCGCAGGAATGGATTCATTTGTTGCCAAGCCTGTCAATATTGAAATGCTCCGGGCAGTACTGGAACAATATTGCAAAGCGTCCGCAACGTCCTGA
- the yacG gene encoding DNA gyrase inhibitor YacG has translation MNVECPTCKKTVEWTDANPYRPFCSERCKLIDLGAWANEEYRVPAENVSPDDLDQGGDDTRH, from the coding sequence ATGAACGTCGAATGCCCCACCTGCAAAAAAACCGTGGAATGGACGGATGCCAATCCCTACCGCCCATTCTGCTCAGAACGCTGCAAACTCATCGATCTTGGTGCCTGGGCCAATGAAGAGTACCGGGTACCCGCCGAGAATGTATCACCGGACGACCTGGATCAGGGCGGTGACGATACCCGCCACTGA
- a CDS encoding YfaZ family outer membrane protein has translation MKVSRISVMVLSLAAAPAFAGDVDLSLTDDSVKGQVNFLGNNDDLQMGAGYTYREGGLDILNLDFHAQGRTAIGNLPTTAGLGMRGFAWDADQVDGGAIALGGYATLNIPRVPGLSFTGGLHYAPSILSFGDSDDLTSLELRASYRVIRNAEVFAGYRYLNTELDRPFRGDVDLDDGILAGMKIYF, from the coding sequence ATGAAAGTGTCCCGTATTTCCGTGATGGTTCTGTCACTCGCTGCCGCTCCGGCCTTCGCCGGCGATGTGGACCTCAGCCTCACCGATGATTCCGTGAAGGGCCAGGTGAACTTCCTCGGCAACAATGACGACCTCCAGATGGGAGCCGGCTACACCTACCGCGAAGGTGGCCTCGACATCCTCAACCTCGACTTTCACGCTCAGGGCCGCACCGCGATCGGCAACCTGCCTACGACAGCAGGCCTTGGCATGCGCGGTTTCGCCTGGGATGCGGATCAGGTTGACGGCGGCGCCATCGCACTCGGCGGCTATGCCACCCTGAATATCCCGAGGGTACCGGGGCTTTCTTTCACGGGCGGCCTGCACTACGCCCCCAGCATCCTGTCGTTCGGCGATTCCGATGACCTGACCAGTCTGGAACTGCGCGCCAGCTATCGCGTCATCCGTAACGCCGAGGTATTTGCGGGCTACCGTTACCTGAACACCGAACTGGATCGTCCGTTCCGTGGCGATGTGGATCTTGATGACGGTATCCTGGCAGGCATGAAGATCTACTTCTGA